Proteins encoded within one genomic window of Fusarium musae strain F31 chromosome 4, whole genome shotgun sequence:
- a CDS encoding hypothetical protein (EggNog:ENOG41), whose protein sequence is MGPSSEAIPIPTDARPIPLPELPEFATGSPRSSEPELESLPNDLTNSLWLPHSHASDSTTRRVYRGFAEEKEATFFSCCRQYPKAVGWSLLLFLTVVMEAYDKSLVTGLFAFPAFREKYGEPILPKGTPAEDQMYEISPSWQMGLQNAAIACEIIGLLAHGYITDLIGYRKMMLASLFWMCIAVFPAFFADSIGVLLTSQALSGLSWGVIEILAATYSAEVVPNALRPFVLSSINMCWLVGQVIGTGILRSLVHETSQWSYRLPFALQWAWAIPLLFGVWFAPDSPWWLIRHERTDEARKSLTRLTNKNGTDIEDTISLMKHTNKMEKDSNYGGASYRDLFKGVNRRRTEISCIAWVCQAFSGWSLTSYAPYFFEQAGFSASISFNLSTACYGVGIIGGIIAWILLPFVGRRKLYIYGLLAPICLLTAGGVVWVVLSDRTGANWTLGGLIIAMTFIYDMTIGPVCYIVVAEIPSTRLRVKTVALARVTYNLCLIFNNIIMPKMLNPSAWNIGGASCFLYAGTSFFCLIWCYIRLPETRNLTYLELDILFERKAPTPKFKELQDRLEDSAYLSMTRAERLTNWHGWLAYS, encoded by the exons ATGGGCCCTTCCAGTGAAGCTATCCCCATCCCCACTGATGCACGCCCCATTCCTCTGCCAGAGTTACCAGAGTTCGCGACAGGTTCGCCCAGGAGTAGCGAGCCCGAGCTGGAATCTCTACCAAACGACCTCACCAATTCGCTATGGCTACCGCATTCTCATGCCTCTGATTCAACAACGAGGCGAGTTTATCGCGGCTTCgcggaagagaaagaagctaCCTTCTTTTCATGCTGTCGACAGTACCCAAAGGCAGTGGGATGGTCATTATTGCTCTTCCTGACTGTGGTCATGGA AGCCTATGACAAGTCACTTGTAACTGGTCTCTTTGCTTTTCCTGCATTCAGAGAGAAATATGGAGAGCCAATTCTACCAAAGGGTACGCCAGCTGAAGATCAGATGTACGAGATCTCGCCGTCATGGCAGATGGGGCTGCAGAACGCCGCAATTGCATGTGAAATCATCGGACTTTTGGCACACGGTTACATCACAGATCTCATTGGATACCGAAAGATGATGCTTGCCAGTTTGTTCTGGATGTGCATCGCTGTGTTTCCTGCATTCTTTGCCGACAGTATCGGCGTCCTATTAACATCACAAGCTCTATCTG GGCTATCATGGGGTGTCATAGAAATTCTTGCTGCAACTTATTCAGCTGAAGTCGTGCCAAATGCTTTGAGACCGTTTGttctcagcagcatcaacatgtGCTGGCTGGTTGGACAAGTCATCGGCACCGGGATCCTCCGGTCTCTCGTTCATGAGACCTCCCAATGGTCTTATCGACTTCCTTTTGCGCTTCAATGGGCGTGGGCGATACCGTTGTTGTTCGGCGTGTGGTTCGCGCCCGACAGCCCTT GGTGGCTTATACGCCATGAACGAACGGATGAGGCGAGAAAATCTCTGACTCGTCTGACTAATAAGAACGGTACCGATATAGAGGATACTATCTCACTAATGAAGCACACCAACAAGATGGAAAAGGACTCCAACTACGGAGGAGCCAGCTATCGAGATCTCTTCAAAGGAGTCAATCGCCGAAGGACAGAGATTTCATGTATCGCCTGGGTCTGCCAAGCATTCAGCGGCTGGTCACTCACATCCTATGCACCTTATTTCTTCGAACAGGCTGGTTTCAGCGCCTCTATAtccttcaacctctcaaCCGCATGCTACGGTGTCGGCATCATCGGCGGTATCATTGCCTGGATCCTACTCCCCTTCGTGGGTCGTCGGAAACTATACATATACGGATTGCTCGCTCCCATCTGCTTGTTGACCGCTGGCGGCGTGGTATGGGTGGTGCTGAGCGATCGCACTGGTGCGAACTGGACCTTGGGCGGTTTGATCATCGCCATGACTTTTATTTACGACATGACCATCGGCCCCGTTTGTTACATCGTGGTTGCCGAAATACCTTCTACCCGACTGCGAGTCAAAACCGTCGCTCTCGCACGAGTTACGTATAACCTCTGTTTAAtattcaacaacatcatcatgcccAAGATGCTCAACCCATCTGCTTGGAACATTGGCGGCGCTTCATGTTTCCTCTATGCAGGAACGAGCTTTTTCTGTCTGATATGGTGTTATATCAGATTACCCGAGACGAGAAACTTGACGTACCTTGAATTGGATATCCTATTTGAGAGAAAAGCACCAACGCCAAAGTTCAAAGAGCTTCAGGATAGGCTTGAGGATAGTGCGTATCTATCCATGACGAGGGCGGAGCGATTGACAAACTGGCATGGTTGGTTAGCATATTCATAA